ATATTGAACCTCAAGCACTGATTGTCTGTTTAGATAAACTTATTTACTTTGATGTAAATAGTAGCGGTTCAATCACTCATCTTTTGCAAGACATAAAAAATAAATCTACATATATAGTTGCTAAAGAAGTAACTTTTGAAAAAGAGAAATTTGAAGAATATGATGATTTAAATTCTATATTTTTTTAATAATTAATATGAATACAGCACTTACGGCTGTTATGAGGTACAGTAGCAGCAACTAGCAAAGCAGTTTCTTAAATGTTGAGGATTTATTAGGTCGAGTGCAACTGAGATTAGTTTATCAACCATTTCTGTTGTAGTTGGAGCAAAACTGCGTAAATAGGATTTAAGTTGTGACCACCATAATTCAATTGGATTAAAATCGGGAGAGTATGAGGATAAACAAATAACTTTCGCGCCTACAGCTTCAATGATTGGCACAATTGAATCTAGTTTATGTGCGGATAAATTATCCATTACTACTACTGCTCCTAACCATAAATTTGGCACTAAAAACTTTTCAACAAATAATTCAAATGCAATGCCATCCATTGAACCATTCATTGTCATTAATGCAACTACTTTGTTAATACCAATTGCTCCAATTACTGTAACTTTTGAGCCTCTATAGAAGGGGTTAAGAGAGTAAGCTCTTGTTCCCATTTGCGAATGGGCATGAGTCCTCGTTAACCCAAGTAGGACACCAGTTTCATCCAAAAATACTAAATTTTCTGGCTCTATATGTTTGACCTTTTCCCAGTAATCTCTTCTTTTATTCAGGACTCTAAGAGTTCCTGCTTGTGTACTCCGCTTCGTTTTTTTTTACGATTTAATCCTAATTTTTGTAACGCCCGACACATTGCACTTCGACCCACCCAATTGCCAGTCTTGTCTGCAAATAATTCACATAACTCTATCAATGTTGCATCTGGATGTGCTTCAACTAATTCCCTTAACTCTACGTCAGCATTTGTTAAATGACTAAATTGTGGTTTTCCTCGCGGCTTTGGTTGTAAGTTTCCTTCAAGTTTTTGTTGTTTTACAAGCTTTTGGACTAAACTTTTTGACACGGAAAATATGTTAGCTACTTTCCTGATTGAGATGTTTTTTTGAAGATGTGCTGCAACTATTTTTTCTCGAAGCTCGACAGAGTATGACTTCATTTAAAGGTATTTATATTTTAATTTAGTGTACCTCATAACAGACGCAAGTGCTGTAACTCTGACGAATGGGAGGAGGGATTGCTTGCCTACGACGTTACAAAATTTGGGCGATATGCTCAATTTCGTAAACAGATTGTGAATGAATTTCGTAACTATAATATTCCGATCATTGAACTCAGCAAGGAAAACAAGAAAGAAGCGGTCTGTCTTGTTTTTGAGAAAGTAAATACCGGAGGCGTTTCTCTGTCAGTATTTGAACTCATGACTGCCACTTATGCTATTGATAATGTAAACCTGCGGGATGAATGGTTTGGTAATGCTCATGAAGGTATTGAAGGTACTCAACCGCACCTAAGAAAGCAAAGTTTGTTACGCGAGGTTCAACCTACTGAGTTTCTTCAAGGATTGACATTACTGCATACTTGGGATAAAAGAAGGGAAGACTTAAAAGCAGGTAAAACTGGTAAGCAGGTAACAGGTGTTACTGCCAAGCGCGAAGCAGTTTTGTCTTTACCTCTAGATGCTTACCAAAAATGGAAACAGCCTCTTACAGAGGGTTACTGGAAAGCAGCTAAATTTCTACGTCAAGAATCGTTTTTCTCTACCAACGATTTACCCTACCGTACCCAACTTGTTCCGCTTGCGGTAGTCATGGCATTCCTTGGCGATCGCTGGCTTGAACCTAAAATCTACGACAAAATCGCTCGTTGGTTTTGGTGTGGTATCCTCGGTGAACTGTATGGGGGGGCAGGTGAAACCCATATAACTCTAGATATTCAGGAACTTATAGATTGGATTGAGGGTGGCAAGGAAGAACCTTCGACTGTTATGGATGCTAACTTCCAGCCTACGCGCTTAGGTACTTTACGTTCCCGCAATAGTGCTGCATACAAAGGGATCAATGTCTTAGTTCAGCGTGAAGGCGCTCAAGACTTCTTCTGGAAAGTTGCTATACGAGATTTGGATGAAACCGATTGGGAGGAGCGCAAACTCGATATTCATCACATTTTCCCCAGGAATTGGTGTGATAAGAACGATATTCCCCCATCTCGCCATAACTCTATCCTCAACAAAACCCCAACATCTTTTAAAGCAAATCGCATGATTGGTGGTAAAGCTCCAAGTGAATATCTGGTTCAGCTTCAAAAGCATGACAGTGTTCAGCTAGAGATGCAGGTATGAATGCAATTCTGGCAACTCACCAAATCGATGCAATAAAACTTCGACAAGACGACTTTGAGGGTTTCATGACATCACATCAACGGATGATACTTGGCAAAATTGAAGCTGCTATGGGCAAACCAGTGTTGGCTGTGGATGATTCAGCATTCAGCAATGTGACAGATGAAGAAGAGTGATTGGAGATAGATTAACTTCGCACTCAATGATGCTGTTTTAACATCTTACTGCGTATTTGACCTTTTAAACCCTAATAATATGCCATGTAATGCTTGGAATCACCCCTCAGATTGTAATTGTGGTTTTGGAGGAGATGTTGGTGTTTATATTCATGGAAATATATCTATAGGACTCCTATTTGATTTCTGAACAAGACTGCGAAATAATACGTAAATGTATACAAGTCTAATAAGCAACGATGATAAGTCCGCATTTACCAACTGGGACACTTCCAGCAGGAGTATCCCGGCAACAGTCAGCAGAGCAAATAGCACTTTATGCGATCGCGGAACTACAAGATTTTATAACTCTGCGTCCAGATGCGCGTGAAGTAAGGAAAGCTTTGGCAGTAAAGTTGGTTTATCAAGGTTACTTGTATGATGAAATTCAAACAATTCTAGTAGTCTGCCAAGCTAACTTTGCTATGTTAAATTTGGATATAAACGCTCCATTTTTCGGCGAGCATCTTTGGTTTGAAAACCCCAATAAACACTAGCTTTTTGCTGATTACGTTTTTTCTCCCAAGCGGCAATCTCAGAAGTTAATGTTTCTGCATTAGGAATACGCCGTTCTAAACATTGGCGAGATAAAACAGATAATTCGATTTCTACCTGATTCAGCCCTTCGGGTTCGCCAGTTGCTTCAAGTCGGGGAACCCGCCCAACGCACTGGCTCACCAAGAAGCGTGTTTAGGAGTATAGTGAAACTCTAACTTTTGAATAATTCGACGTGCTATATTCTGGTGGAAAAACTTCATATAATGCATTGGGTGTATGAATATTCAAGTTATCAACTACTAAACGAATAACATCGGCCTCTCGGTAGGAAACATCTACTAAATTTCTCATTTGTTTAGCAAAATCGGCTTTAGTTCGACGCTCTGTAACTTCGATATGCCGCCATCCAGCCAAGGGTTGAAAACATGCGAATAAATTTACTGTCCCGTTACGTTTATACTCAAACTCATAACGTTCAGGTTGCTCTGGCTGTGGTGGCAAAGGAAGTCTTACTTCTTCTACTAATTGGTATGGACGTTCATCAAAGCAGACTACAGGGCGTTTAGGATCATAAGGCTCATTGTATAAATCCAGCACATCTTCCATTCGGAAAACATATTCTGCGTTAACTTCAGGAATACACCATTGTTCTTTCAACCAAGGCTTAATTTCATTTTTTTTAAAGTTTGACGTACTGTTTCATCTGAGATTGAATCTATGATACCAACGTTCACTAAATGATCTGCTAATAATTGCATTGTCCAACGCACTCTTCCTTCTGGCGGATTAGAACAAGCTGTTGCAATCAAAAATGCTTCTTGCTTTTCATCTAATTTTTTATGTTTTGGTGGATGAACTTCATCCTTTAAAGCAAAATCTAACCCTCCAATGACAAATTTTTCTCGTATTCGTTGCACTGTTGCAACATGCGCTCTAACTATGCTAGCGATCGCTTGATCCGTTTCTCCTTCGGAAGCCATCAAAAGAATGTTTGCACGGCTTATGGTTCTTGCCTTATGCTTACCTTTCTTAATTATCGATTGCAGTTGGGAAACTTCATCTTCATTCAAGTCAACAATGTACTTTTTTGCCATGTTACACCCCGTTTTTGGCTATTTTACCAATTAGAGGTTTTACTTAGCAAAGTTACCTTGGTAGACTACTAGTCGAATTAGGAAACTTGGTCTTAGAGATTAAGACCGCGCATATTAGTGCATGAACAACATCATGACTACAACAACTTTTTCAAATAAATTATACGTCGAGCAGCATCAGGTAGACTCCAATCCTACCACCCACATAGAGCAAAGTACCCTAGAGTACCTCCATACGGCTTTCTTACTCTATGAGTACAAGCAGACTTACACCAAAAAAGAATATCGCGCACTGTTAGAAGAGTACGGGTGGGACAAGGGCAGTGCTGAGGAAAGGCGATCGCTCCGAATTGCCGAGAATTTTCAAGCATTTATCAGTTGCCCGCAACACTTAGCGGTTTTACCAATATCGGTACTACTTCGGTTATGTTCCCATAACTACAAAATCCTAATTGATGAATTGAAAGGTATTCCTATTGGTGGATTGACTTGTGGATTAGTGTTAAAACTGATTGATAAAAGAAGATTGTTTCTCAAAGCCATGAATCAAGAAAAAAAAGATGGCAACTGGCGAGCAACACCAGATGGAAATAGATATTACACCTTCGGCAAAATTATGGAGGATGACCACCAAACAGGGGTGTTTACCGAGAAGTTAATAGAGGAATTGGGATTGTCACCGCAGCGAATTGTTAGAAAGGCGATCGCTGACCTATATGAAAAGCATCAAACTGAGATAGCCAAGAATGAAATCGGCTCTTTTGGAGAACTAATCCCTTGTGAACAAATCACTGACACCATAGAAGAATTGATTCCTGCCAACGATGAAAATATCGTCAACCCAACAAACCTTGAGGTAATGCAGCGAGAACTTGAAACCTTGTGGCAAAGGGATACAGAAGAATATGACTGCGAAGAAGACTTGGAAGAGCCTGAAGAGTCGGACATTGGCTTTGAAGAAGATGAGATTCAGGCAGTAGAAAGTACATTGGCTGGGATGTTCGGTACAAATGAAGTCCCAGGAACTGATGCAGAAGTCCTCGCAGACATATTGCGGAAAGCTTCAGATTATTCCTCAGTGCGCCAGGGGCTATGGCAATATCAACAAGCTAAAGAACAAGCTTGGAACCTCCTCTCGGATTCGGAAAGGAAATCTGTATGGCAGATGCTTCCAGAGGCAATCAAAAAGCTTAGTAATGCCAAGCGTGAAGGGTTGATTGTCAATTTTTATGAGATGGAGTCAGGAGGGGTATATAAAGTCTTTACTACAGATTACCCACTAATAGAAGAAACAGTTAGTAATAGTCGGTTAGACAGATGGTTGGCAGACTTAAAACTCAGGCATAACTCCGATTGTAATTGATGTGTGTTTAAAGCCAAGTGTAAGAAGTTAACATTAATTAGAATCTCGATGAACTCAACAGCAGCAAACAAAAAAATAGCTGTTAGCCTATTCTCTGGGGTGGGTGGATTTGATTTGGGATTTAAAGCAGCAGGATTTGAAATCGCGATCGCCATTGATAACAATCCCATCGCCCTAGCAACATACCAACATAATTTCCCCCACGCCACAGTCTTGTGCAAAGACATTCGGGAGGTGACAGGGGAAGAAATACGCGCCTGTATTCAGGCGAAGTATGGAGATTGGGACGGGGAAATCCATACCGTTTTTGATGGCCCACCATGCCAAGGATTTAGCGTTGCCGGACTGCAAAATGTTGAAGATGAACGCAACGGGTTGGTAGGGGAGTTTGTACGGCTGGTGTTGGAACTCAATCCCCTTGCGGCAATTATGGAGAATGTGCCGGGGATTGAGAATCATAAGTTTGGCTGCATTACTGCTAACCTCCAAGCAGTGCTAGAAGAACATTATTTTCTCTCAAAGTGGAACCTGAACGCTTCAGATTACGGGGTTCCGCAAGCTAGAAAAAGGGTGTTTTTTGTTGCATCTAAGTTTGGAGAAATTATACCGCCATTGCATCAACCTCAACATACAGTTAGAGATGCGATCGCGGACTTGTTGCCAGTGCTCCTACTCCCCAAGCAAAACACTCAAGTTTTATCACCAGATTGGGTGAAAGGGGAATATGCTAAGTATCTTGAGAAAATATTCCCAAATCTTGGTATATTAACCAACATTAGCACGGGATTTGCAGCAACAACACATACACCAGAAGTAATTCAGCAATTTCTCAACACTCCCCCAGGGGCAAGAGAAGTAAAATCGAGGTCAAAAAAACTCGAATGGGATGGATTCTGCGTGACGTTAAGAGCGGGGAGTGGCAACCGCACCGCATTACGTCCCCTGCATCCAGAACAGCCACGGGTTATATCTGTAAGAGAAGCTGCTCGTTTGCACAGTTATCCTGATTGGTTTAATTTCAGCGAGGCAATACTCCACGCCCAAAGAGAAATCGGAAATTCGGTACCGCCATTGCTTGCATATGCTGTGGGAATGCATGTTAGGGAACATCTAGAATGCAATACCACTTATCAAATTAAGTGCCAAAATTGGCAAAACTGCCTATTTTTACCAATTTCTTGCAATTTTAAGAATCTATTCGTTTTTGTCAATGAAATACTGTCTTTAAGCGGGTTAAGCAAAATCAGCAAAGAGCGATCGCCTCCACGTCTGACTAAAAGAAAGCAAAATTTGGTTACTTGCCTTTAGGTCTGGCGGATAAGAAATAATAACATTCCTAGTTGTAGCGATCGCATCGCCCACGAAGTTTAAAGTCTGGCATCCGCTATATAACCCAAGACGATGTGCAATAAGTTGTAATTGCTGTACATCGCGTTCAGTAAAATTGTGAGATTTAAAGTTACCAACGTGCAGAACCCCAATCACTCCTTCCTCAACAGGTAATGGGACGCCAACGAGCGATTGCAATCCCTTCTGATGCAAAATTGGACTCACCACTTCTACTGCTGACAGATTATTAACCATCATCGGCTCCACACTGGCGGCAATATGACCAGCAATGCCCTGCCCGATAGGGATACGAATTTGTTGTGTAATTTCTTCTTCCAGTCCAATAGTTGCTTGTACAGCTAAACTCAGTCGGTCTGCAATTGGAAGTAGGAGTGTAACAGTATCTACGGACATATAATCTCGCAACCACTCAAGCAGCCTATTAAATGTTGCAGTCAGCCTAGTTTTTGTACCATTTTGTTCACTAGCTACAACCGCATTCCAACCCCTGTAAGGCATTGGTTGTCCAGTGTAGTCTCCCCAAAACACCATTGCTCAACTCCATTAACTATAAATACTGCCGTTACTGTGATTTTGAGTACTCAGCTTTGCACTTTAGAGATGGCAGTCAATTTTTTTAAGAAATTAATAGCTTCTTTATCCAATTCAGATTATGACATTTTAGCTGAAAAATTGTGAGGCGCAAGGAAAAAGTAAAGTATTCTCTAATTTAGACCTTATGGTATAATGAACGCCAATGGTTACGCTCGCGTTCAACAAGTTGTAGTAACCTTTAATTAATCAAAATCTAATGATGTTAAATTTTACAGTATTTATGGGCAGCTTAAGACAGAAAAATAGTCCACCTTAAAAATACATAGAGACTACCCCTCAGACAAATTGTATCAAAAGTCTCATTTTTTGTGAACAAAATTGTAGTAAAAAAATTAACTCAAGTAATAAGTGGATATCCAGAAGGCTAACATCAATTATTTGTGTTGTAATCACTTGGTTTTGAGCTACATTTATTGACCGATAAGATCAAGCATTTTCTCGTAACAATAAAACAAATCACATAGCTGTCTCTATTGAGTCAGCTTTTAACTGAAAGTAAATGCCAAAACAGTTTGTATATTCTACAAACTACATACAAATTCCAAACTGAATGTATGTAAATTATTGGCATAAACTTTAGCAATATGGTCGTGGATTAAAGAGTAATCAGGGGTTTTTAACCCTTGACACTATCTAGATTGCATTTGTGAATTGTCATGCTTCTAATCCTCAACTACTCCAATGAGTGTAAGAGTTGGCTAATAGCCTGTATACCTAAATTTCATCCCTAAATCACAGAGGACAACTTGAACACAACAGTTTTGAAGCGAGAATGGTTCTCCAATACTAAAGCAGACATCCTAGCTGGTACTGTAGTAGCATTAGCACTGATTCCAGAAGCGATCGCATTTTCTATTATCGCAGGTGTCGATCCCAAAGTTGGACTGTACGCCTCGTTTTGCATAGCGGTGGTGACAGCCTTTGCAGGGGGTCGTCCTGGGCTGATTTCAGCAGCAACAGGAGCGATGGCGCTGGTCATGATTACATTAGTAAAAGAACATGGGTTGCAATATCTGTTTGCAACAACGATTCTGACTGGAGTGATTCAAATTATTTGTGGCTGGCTCAAACTAGGCCGCCAGATGAAGTATGTACCACGAGCCGTAATGATTGGCTTTGTTAATGCCTTAGCAATCTTGATTTTTATGGCTCAACTGCCACAACTTGTTGGGGTATCATGGCAAGTTTATATAATGCTTGCTGTAGCTCTTGCCATTATCTACTTGTTACCCAGGTTCACCAAAATTCTACCTTCACCCTTAGTTGCGATCGTTGTGTTAACATCCTTTTCGATGATTACAGGGATAAAGGTTCCAACAGTAGGTGATATGGGCGAATTACCTACAACATTCCCCTTATTCAGCTTACCGACAATTCCATTAAACTATGAGACATTCACAATTCTCTTTTCCTACGCCTTGCCTTTGGCTGTAGTGGGTTTACTGGAGTCATTGTTAACAGCTTCACTACTTGATGAACTAACCGATACCCCCAGTGATAAGAACAGAGAAGCTATGGGTCAGGGTATTGCCAATATTGTAGCTGGATGCTTTGGCGGGATGGCGGGATGTGCCATGATTGGGCAGTCAGTCATTAACATCAAGTCTGGAGGGCGCAGCCGTCTTTCTACTTTATGTGCTGGAGTGTTCTTGCTATTCTTCATTTTGGTGTTAGGTAACTGGGTGCGACAAATACCAATGGCATCCCTAGTTGCAGTGATGATTATGGTTTCTATTGGAACTTTTAGTTGGTCATCTCTAAAGAACCTAAACCGTGTACCTAGAGGTGAAACTGCCGTCATGATTACGACAGTTTTATTTACTGTACTCACACACAATCTAGCAATTGGAGTTGTAGTTGGGGTAGTGTTTAGTTCAGTTTTATTTGCCCGTAGCATTGCTAAAGTTGTGTTTGTAGACACAGTTATTAGCGATGATAAAACTTCACGTATTTACAGCGTTGCAGGTCAGCTTTTCTTTGTATCAGTAGAAGAATTTCTCACTGCTTTTGATTTTAAAGAAGAATTAGAACGAGTCAAAATTGACTTAACCCATGCCCATATATGGGATCAATCAGCAGTTGCAGCCATAGATAAGGTAGTGATGAAATTTCGTAGGAATGGCGCAGAAGTAGATATTGTGGGGCTAAATGAAGCAAGTGCGACATTAATAGAAAAGTTAGCTATTCACGACAAACCAGATGCGCTGGAAAATTTAAACAACCACTAAATTCAGTAAAAGGCAGTCCCGATGAAAAAGGGACAAGGGGGACAAGGAGAATAATTTATGGCTCTTGACTCTTAACTTAGCACACGCTAAATGCCCCTTTACCGTTAACAGCACTTTCAAGTCAAGAGAGAGAAAAGAAAACCCTTAACAGCAACAGGTTTCACTCATTTGCATTTTACATCTAATTATGTGCGTCTA
The Nostoc punctiforme PCC 73102 genome window above contains:
- a CDS encoding transposase — protein: MDETGVLLGLTRTHAHSQMGTRAYSLNPFYRGSKVTVIGAIGINKVVALMTMNGSMDGIAFELFVEKFLVPNLWLGAVVVMDNLSAHKLDSIVPIIEAVGAKVICLSSYSPDFNPIELWWSQLKSYLRSFAPTTTEMVDKLISVALDLINPQHLRNCFASCCYCTS
- a CDS encoding helix-turn-helix domain-containing protein, which gives rise to MKSYSVELREKIVAAHLQKNISIRKVANIFSVSKSLVQKLVKQQKLEGNLQPKPRGKPQFSHLTNADVELRELVEAHPDATLIELCELFADKTGNWVGRSAMCRALQKLGLNRKKKRSGVHKQELLES
- a CDS encoding DNA cytosine methyltransferase — its product is MNSTAANKKIAVSLFSGVGGFDLGFKAAGFEIAIAIDNNPIALATYQHNFPHATVLCKDIREVTGEEIRACIQAKYGDWDGEIHTVFDGPPCQGFSVAGLQNVEDERNGLVGEFVRLVLELNPLAAIMENVPGIENHKFGCITANLQAVLEEHYFLSKWNLNASDYGVPQARKRVFFVASKFGEIIPPLHQPQHTVRDAIADLLPVLLLPKQNTQVLSPDWVKGEYAKYLEKIFPNLGILTNISTGFAATTHTPEVIQQFLNTPPGAREVKSRSKKLEWDGFCVTLRAGSGNRTALRPLHPEQPRVISVREAARLHSYPDWFNFSEAILHAQREIGNSVPPLLAYAVGMHVREHLECNTTYQIKCQNWQNCLFLPISCNFKNLFVFVNEILSLSGLSKISKERSPPRLTKRKQNLVTCL
- a CDS encoding GAF domain-containing protein, translating into MVFWGDYTGQPMPYRGWNAVVASEQNGTKTRLTATFNRLLEWLRDYMSVDTVTLLLPIADRLSLAVQATIGLEEEITQQIRIPIGQGIAGHIAASVEPMMVNNLSAVEVVSPILHQKGLQSLVGVPLPVEEGVIGVLHVGNFKSHNFTERDVQQLQLIAHRLGLYSGCQTLNFVGDAIATTRNVIISYPPDLKASNQILLSFSQTWRRSLFADFA
- a CDS encoding SulP family inorganic anion transporter; this translates as MNTTVLKREWFSNTKADILAGTVVALALIPEAIAFSIIAGVDPKVGLYASFCIAVVTAFAGGRPGLISAATGAMALVMITLVKEHGLQYLFATTILTGVIQIICGWLKLGRQMKYVPRAVMIGFVNALAILIFMAQLPQLVGVSWQVYIMLAVALAIIYLLPRFTKILPSPLVAIVVLTSFSMITGIKVPTVGDMGELPTTFPLFSLPTIPLNYETFTILFSYALPLAVVGLLESLLTASLLDELTDTPSDKNREAMGQGIANIVAGCFGGMAGCAMIGQSVINIKSGGRSRLSTLCAGVFLLFFILVLGNWVRQIPMASLVAVMIMVSIGTFSWSSLKNLNRVPRGETAVMITTVLFTVLTHNLAIGVVVGVVFSSVLFARSIAKVVFVDTVISDDKTSRIYSVAGQLFFVSVEEFLTAFDFKEELERVKIDLTHAHIWDQSAVAAIDKVVMKFRRNGAEVDIVGLNEASATLIEKLAIHDKPDALENLNNH